A region of Sugiyamaella lignohabitans strain CBS 10342 chromosome A, complete sequence DNA encodes the following proteins:
- the AGE1 gene encoding Age1p (ADP-ribosylation factor (ARF) GTPase activating protein (GAP) effector; involved in the secretory and endocytic pathways; contains C2C2H2 cysteine/histidine motif; GO_component: GO:0005737 - cytoplasm [Evidence IEA,IEA]; GO_component: GO:0005737 - cytoplasm [Evidence IDA] [PMID 14562095]; GO_component: GO:0005768 - endosome [Evidence IDA] [PMID 21135091]; GO_component: GO:0005802 - trans-Golgi network [Evidence IDA] [PMID 21135091]; GO_function: GO:0008060 - ARF GTPase activator activity [Evidence IEA]; GO_function: GO:0008060 - ARF GTPase activator activity [Evidence IDA] [PMID 12627398]; GO_function: GO:0008060 - ARF GTPase activator activity [Evidence IGI,ISS] [PMID 9677411]; GO_function: GO:0005096 - GTPase activator activity [Evidence IEA]; GO_function: GO:0046872 - metal ion binding [Evidence IEA]; GO_function: GO:0005543 - phospholipid binding [Evidence IDA] [PMID 21135091]; GO_function: GO:0008270 - zinc ion binding [Evidence IEA]; GO_process: GO:0006888 - ER to Golgi vesicle-mediated transport [Evidence IGI,ISS] [PMID 9677411]; GO_process: GO:0006891 - intra-Golgi vesicle-mediated transport [Evidence IGI,ISS] [PMID 9677411]; GO_process: GO:0043547 - positive regulation of GTPase activity [Evidence IEA,IEA]; GO_process: GO:0015031 - protein transport [Evidence IEA]; GO_process: GO:0032312 - regulation of ARF GTPase activity [Evidence IEA]; GO_process: GO:0006810 - transport [Evidence IEA]) — MQFTWTWTPPPGSSSANSNGLGYKTSACFAEYVKRDHSLQQLAKFSVWVESPQAALGIVRPFSPVGMGISGISGVSGVSGVSGVSSLDYGASPASPIAETGAFGFPASPVQMRGPIPIPQRSTSINKGPGGSSSSMSLGGVPLLAGILPVVPPATLAEESFGASSPDAVNTTSALSAAIAVSTSVESPLKVATAGSGTGSVDTNVLPSLAPGVPPTPTNTGPGPNIFGGGLDIGNQTIVSPPLAPVGSSGTGATTMAAAAAGGGGGGSSTNNSHSPITQDTLARHGPDVPVSKELLGPSALAYSGNIPASSTSSITLQDLSTPESIGKVIQKEKNAITIPRPDDGSVSQPEDGPLFRATIASLEKKTGNLKAKIKKLLKRAGFLYERELAFAESQALFVQALTEAASTEVPAFQSIVQNYFVKRQRMTDSIRESALDLNSHVIEPLRKLYDLEIKSFDTRKRDFDDESSQYYSWLSRYLSMKQESKGKKKDESVAKYLEKRKAFELTRFDYYSYMQDLHGGRKQQEVTYQLALFAESEVNRLIALGDKIRSSVKPNVDEVVSEVKNANKDWSRQRAEREDKRRALEMSIMASSSNDINANDIPIANSSRSQHTKEINTNRHPSLRIATSGSGIGIGPGSGAPLTGSVAVVASPKTNSAIEKGGGFHEDLANAPEDDSGYDYDDDEYMANGNTNNNNSNFNENDGRGDVSTGNNTNGNNEEGRKEGLLWAMSRPGGLNDPLPNLNKQGWHKFWVVLAGGKLCEYTNWKQGIDLHNEPINLKVALVREARNTDRRFCFEVVTPSYKRVYQATSDDDLKSWIRAINIGITSSLEQNVSSKGNETSGHKTTASKSFRRVLSTNSDVDRDLRDARDARDASARAKPRIDSKSGSGANKTAASSTSGSLNSPGGGGTTATSTNPTATAGSGSGSNELLDIVRKHDPSNNQCADCGSTAKTEWISINLLVILCIDCSGVHRSLGSHISKIRSLTLDTVSFTPELIELIRSVNNNQINSIWEAQLTTRPVIGDNNRRSFITEKYVEKKFIKPLDRPNAELRTAVCHQDVMRVLESLASRANPNLSVPVEPNGVSPIDPPGHLSTSGANPEDTGSEPLLLFALRCASKDATLFPIAELLLLNSATVPLSIGHGLSTAAKAYIKSKIDKETGNSGHRPQQQQHPPSRQPSKTIASGHSNTGQTGPGSVPQTEKKNHPGSKLQKRLSVSFSGGSGSTGKHI, encoded by the coding sequence ATGCAGTTTACATGGACATGGACTCCACCTCCTGGGTCGTCGTCGGCAAATTCTAATGGATTGGGATATAAAACGTCAGCATGTTTTGCGGAATATGTCAAACGAGACCATTcgctgcagcagctggcaAAGTTCTCGGTATGGGTAGAGTCTCCTCAGGCGGCATTAGGAATAGTGAGACCTTTTTCACCAGTTGGAATGGGTATTAGCGGTATTTCTGGAGTTAGTGGGGTTAGTGGAGTTAGTGGAGTTAGTAGTTTGGACTATGGAGcatctcctgcttctcCCATTGCGGAGACTGGAGCGTTTGGATTTCCTGCTTCGCCAGTTCAAATGCGAGGCCCTATTCCAATTCCACAACGAAGTACTTCTATTAATAAGGGTCctggtggtagtagtagtagtatgTCGCTAGGAGGAGTACCTTTACTGGCGGGAATATTACCAGTGGTTCCACCTGCTACTCTGGCTGAAGAGTCTTTCGGAGCCAGTTCTCCAGATGCAGTTAATACGACATCGGCTCTGAGTGCTGCGATAGCTGTGTCGACTAGTGTAGAAAGTCCGTTGAAAGTGGCAActgcagggtctgggacAGGGTCTGTAGATACGAATGTTCTTCCGAGCCTAGCTCCGGGGGTACCTCCTACACCGACTAATACCGGACCAGGCCCGAAtatttttggtggtggtcttgATATCGGCAATCAGACGATTGTTTCACCACCTCTTGCACCGGTTGGGTCGAGTGGTACGGGAGCCACtacaatggcagcagcagctgctggtggtggtggtggtggttcgTCTACAAATAATTCACATTCACCTATTACTCAAGACACTTTAGCCAGACACGGTCCAGATGTGCCGGTATCGAAAGAATTGCTGGGTCCGTCAGCTTTGGCATACTCGGGTAATATACCAGCTTCTTCGACATCGTCAATTACACTTCAAGATCTTAGCACGCCAGAGTCGATTGGAAAGGTTATtcaaaaagagaaaaatgCCATAACCATTCCAAGACCTGATGACGGATCGGTGTCACAACCTGAAGATGGTCCTTTATTTCGAGCCACAATTGCCAGTCTGGAGAAAAAGACTGGTAACTTAAAGGCCAAGATTAAAAAGCTGCTTAAAAGAGCAGGGTTTTTGTACGAAAGGGAACTGGCGTTTGCAGAGAGTCAGGCTCTGTTTGTCCAGGCACTGACTGAAGCAGCTTCGACAGAAGTTCCTGCCTTTCAGTCGATTGTACAGAACTACTTTGTTAAAAGGCAACGTATGACAGACAGTATCCGAGAATCAGCCTTGGACCTTAATAGCCACGTCATTGAGCCACTGCGGAAGCTTTACGATTTGGAAATCAAGTCGTTTGATACTCGTAAACGAGACTTTGACGACGAATCAAGTCAGTATTATTCGTGGCTTTCTAGATACCTGTCGATGAAACAAGAATCAAAAggcaagaaaaaagatgAGAGTGTTGCCAAGTATcttgaaaagagaaaagctTTCGAGTTGACTCGATTCGACTATTATTCGTACATGCAAGATCTCCATGGAggaagaaaacaacaagaagtaACCTATCAATTGGCACTGTTTGCGGAATCTGAAGTTAATCGATTAATTGCCCTGGGCGACAAGATCCGCAGTTCAGTTAAACCCAATGTCGATGAGGTTGTGAGTGAAGTGAAAAACGCTAATAAAGATTGGTCTAGACAGCGAGCTGAACGAGAAGACAAACGGCGAGCTCTAGAAATGTCTATTATGGCGTCATCTTCCAATGATATTAATGCAAATGACATTCCCATAGCTAATAGCTCTAGATCCCAGCACACTAAAGAGATCAATACCAACCGACACCCATCGCTTCGAATTGCGACAAGCGGGAGTGGCATTGGAATTGGACCAGGTTCTGGTGCTCCACTAACTGGGTCAGTAGCCGTAGTGGCTTCACCGAAAACCAACTCGGCAATTGAAAAAGGTGGCGGATTTCATGAGGATCTGGCCAACGCACCGGAAGATGATTCTGGATATGATtatgacgacgatgaatATATGGCCAATGGCAACactaataataacaacagtAATTTTAACGAAAATGATGGACGTGGAGACGTTTCCACTGGTAATAACACTAATGGTAATAATGAAGAAGGCCGGAAAGAGGGGCTTTTATGGGCAATGTCAAGACCCGGTGGACTAAACGATCCGCTGCCAAACCTGAATAAACAAGGTTGGCATAAATTCTGGGTGGTCTTGGCAGGAGGCAAGCTATGCGAATATACAAATTGGAAGCAAGGGATCGATTTACATAACGAACCAATTAATTTAAAGGTGGCTCTAGTCAGAGAAGCTAGAAATACTGATAGAAGGTTCTGTTTTGAAGTCGTCACCCCGAGTTATAAACGAGTTTATCAGGCGACGAGCGACGACGATCTAAAGTCATGGATTCGAGCTATTAATATTGGCATTACATCGTCTTTAGAGCAGAATGTGAGCTCTAAAGGCAACGAGACTAGTGGCCATAAAACCACCGCCAGCAAGTCATTTAGACGAGTTCTGTCGACGAACTCTGATGTCGATAGAGACTTGAGGGATGCAAGAGATGCAAGAGATGCTAGTGCACGAGCGAAACCCCGCATCGATTCTAAAAGTGGTTCTGGAGCAAATAAAACAGCTGCCAGTTCGACATCTGGATCACTCAACTCGccgggtggtggtgggacAACCGCGACAAGTACTAATCCTacagcaacagctggtTCTGGCAGTGGTAGCAATGAATTACTTGACATTGTTCGCAAACACGATCCCAGTAACAACCAATGTGCAGATTGTGGATCAACTGCCAAGACAGAATGGATCTCAATTAATCTGCTGGTAATTTTGTGTATCGACTGTTCAGGAGTTCATAGATCTTTAGGATCACACATTTCGAAGATCCGATCTCTAACTCTTGATACAGTTTCGTTCACACCCGAACTTATTGAACTTATTCGATcagtcaacaacaaccaaatcAACAGTATCTGGGAAGCACAACTGACAACTCGCCCTGTCATTGGCGACAACAATCGACGATCGTTCATCACCGAAAAGTACGTCGAAAAGAAGTTCATCAAACCTTTAGACCGGCCAAACGCCGAGCTCCGAACTGCTGTTTGTCATCAGGATGTCATGCGTGTATTGGAATCACTGGCTTCCCGAGCCAATCCCAATCTATCTGTGCCTGTAGAACCCAACGGGGTGTCACCAATTGATCCTCCCGGACATTTATCAACGAGTGGAGCTAACCCCGAAGACACTGGCAGCGaacctcttctgctgtttgCACTGAGATGTGCTTCGAAAGATGCTACACTATTCCCCATAGCtgagctgctactgctgaaTTCTGCCACAGTCCCCCTGTCAATTGGCCACGGACTCTCAACCGCTGCCAAAGCATACATCAAGTCCAAAATAGACAAAGAAACTGGCAACAGCGGTCACCGgcctcaacagcagcagcatcccCCTTCACGCCAGCCGTCTAAAACAATCGCTTCTGGCCACTCCAACACCGGCCAAACCGGACCAGGGTCAGTACCCCAAAccgagaagaagaaccaccCCGGGTCCAAGCTTCAAAAGCGACTGAGCGTCAGCTTCTCTGGCGGCAGCGGGTCAACTGGCAAGCATATTTAG